A DNA window from Coffea arabica cultivar ET-39 chromosome 6c, Coffea Arabica ET-39 HiFi, whole genome shotgun sequence contains the following coding sequences:
- the LOC140007959 gene encoding cytokinin riboside 5'-monophosphate phosphoribohydrolase LOG7-like, with protein sequence MEEEKRSRFKRICVYCGSCSGKKASYQEAAVELGKELVERRIDLVYGGGSVGLMGLVSQAVHDGGRHVLGVIPRTLMPREITGEKIGEVRAVSDMHQRKAEMVRQADAFIALPGGYGTLEELLEVITWAQLGIHRKPVGLLNVDGYYNSLLSFIDKAVDEGFISPTARRIIVSAPAAKELVRELEEYVPEYDEITSKLTWEEMDRLNNYVPASGIPI encoded by the exons ATGGAGGAAGAGAAAAGATCGAGGTTCAAGAGAATATGTGTCTACTGCGGAAGCTGTTCGGGCAAGAAAGCCAGCTATCAAGAGGCTGCTGTTGAGTTGGGAAAAGAACTG GTGGAGAGAAGGATTGATTTGGTATATGGAGGTGGAAGCGTGGGTCTGATGGGTCTTGTTTCGCAGGCAGTTCATGATGGCGGGCGCCATGTCCTAGG AGTCATCCCAAGGACTCTCATGCCAAGAGAG ATAACTGGTGAGAAAATTGGGGAAGTGAGAGCCGTGTCCGATATGCATCAGAGGAAGGCTGAGATGGTCAGGCAAGCAGATGCTTTCATTGCCCTTCCTG GTGGATATGGTACATTAGAAGAACTGCTTGAAGTCATCACATGGGCTCAGCTTGGCATCCACCGTAAACCC GTGGGGCTTCTGAATGTTGATGGTTACTACAATTCCTTGTTGTCTTTTATTGACAAGGCCGTGGATGAAGGCTTCATCTCTCCAACTGCACGTCGCATAATCGTGTCTGCTCCTGCAGCCAAGGAGTTGGTCAGAGAACTTGAG GAATATGTTCCGGAGTATGATGAGATCACATCGAAATTGACCTGGGAGGAGATGGATAGACTTAATAATTACGTACCGGCCTCTGGGATTCCTATATAA